The Mycolicibacterium monacense genome contains the following window.
AGCAGACGCAAAAGTCCCTCAAATGGCCCGAAATGGGGCACATTTGTGTCTGCTCGCGGTCAGAAGTGCAGCGCCGAGAACTTCCAGTCCAGCACCTGGCGATCCTCCTGCTCGTCGACGGCGTACACCCGCGACCGCAGGTTCAGCACGCCACCACGCCCATCGGGTAGCGGCGTCGCGCCGTCGACGTGCAGGGCGCTGTAGAGCGTGTCGCCCTCGTACACGGGGCCGGTGTGATCGCACGACTCCCATGCCCGCACCGTCGCCAGATCCGGCAGCAGACGCGTCGCCTGCGAGAGCGCCAGCCCGATGGTGTGTCCGCCGTAGACCAGCCGCCTGCCGCCACCGACCCGCGAATCGTGATGTGTGGCAGCGATGTTGAGGGTGAGCCGGGCCAGCTCCGGCGCGCTGGTGACCACGTCGGCGGTGCTGTGCAGCACCGTGCCGGCCAGCCCGGCGTCGAACGACGACCGCACCCGGCTCCGCCAGGCCTGCGCATCCCACGCGGCGGTCGGGTCGGGTGCCGAGGCGTCGGCGCCGATGGCCGACAGGTCGTCGGCGTGTCCGGTGTCGGCGGCGCCGTCCCGCAGCGGCAGCATCGCGCAGCGGTGGAAGTCGAGCACCAGCCGGCCGAGTTGGTCGACGGTGGTCATCCGCAACGCCGCCAGACCGGTCCGGGGGCGGCCCGGTTTCACCGAGTTCTGTTTGAGCCCCACCACCTCGGTGCGGGTGAACAGGCTGTCGCCGAGGACGGGATAGCGGTGGAACGCCAGGCCGCGGTAGAAGAGGTTGGCCCTGACCCGCTGGGTCACCAGCGTCGACTGACCGATCGCCACATCGCACACCAGTCCCGGATGCGCCAGTGGGCTGGTCGAACCGGTGACCGCGGCGGCGAGTTCCCCGTCCAGCGCCAGTCGCAGGCGGTCGCCGAGGATCGACTGGTGGACGGCGGCGGCACCGGCCGACAGCGTCATGGTCGGGGCCGAGTCGAACACCTGCCCCACCGCAAGGTCGTCGAAGTAGGGTCCACCCACGATTTGGCCGTACAAAGTCACAGGCTCACATGCTGGCAGCGAGCCGTTCGCTGTGTCAATATGGCCGTACATTTACAAGGGGATCCATGAGCCGGTTGAGTGAAGAAGAGACCATGCTGGTCGAGACGGTCCGCGCGTTCGTGGACCGTGACGTCAAACCGACCGTGCGCGAGGTCGAACACGCCAACGAGTATCCCGAGGCGTGGATCGAGCAGATGAAACGCATCGGCATCTACGGGTTGGCGATCCCCGAGTCCTACGGCGGCTCGCCGGTGTCGACCGCCTGCTACGTCGAGGTCACCCAGGAGCTCGCGCGCGGGTGGATGAGCCTGGCGGGTGCGATGGGCGGACACACCGTCGTCGCCAAACTGCTGACCCTGTTCGGCACCGAGGAGCAGAAGCGCGCCTACCTGCCCGGGATGGCCACCGGCGAGATCCGCGCCACGATGGCGCTCACCGAACCCGGCGGCGGCTCCGACCTGCAGAACATGACCACCACGGCCCTGCCCTGCGAGGGCGACGGGCTGGTGGTCAACGGCTCGAAGACGTGGATCTCCAATGCGCGCCGGTCCGGGCTGATCGCGCTGCTGTGCAAGACCGACCCCGCCGCCACGCCCCGGCACAAGGGCATCTCCGTGGTGCTCGTCGAACAGGGCACGACGGGGCTGTCGGTCTCCCGCGACCTGCCCAAGCTCGGCTACAAGGGCGTCGAGAGTTGTGAGCTCGTCTTCGACGACTGCCGGGTGCCCGTCACCGCGATCCTCGGCGGCGAGCCCGGCCGGGGCTTCGCGCAGATGATGAAGGGCCTCGAGACCGGCCGCATCCAGGTCGCCTCGCGGGCGCTGGGGGTGGCGACGGCCGCGCTCGAGGATGCGCTGCGCTACGCACAGGAGCGCGAGAGCTTCGGCCAGCCGATCTGGAAGCACCAGTCGATCGGAAACTACCTGGCGGACATGGCGACCAAACTGACCGCCGCCCGCCAGTTGACCCGCTACGCCGCCGAACGCTACGACAGCGGTGAGCGCGCCGACATGGAGGCCGGGATGGCCAAGCTGTTCGCCTCCGAGGTGGCGATGGAGATCGCGCTCAACGCCGTCCGCATCCACGGCGGATACGGCTACTCCACCGAATACGACGTCGAGCGTTACTTCCGCGACGCCCCGCTGATGATCGTCGGCGAGGGCACCAACGAGATCCAACGCAACGTCATCGCCGCCCAACTGGTCGCTCGCGGCGGGATCTAGGAGCTCCCGATCAAACCCGAGCCGGCGTACCGGTCGCTGCGCGAGCAACTGCGCGGCGAGATCGCCGCAGGCCGCTACCGCGGCGGGCTCCGACTGCCCACCGAATCCGAACTCGTCACCCGACACGGCCTTTCGCGCCAGACGGTGCGACGGGCCTTCCAGGACCTGGTGGCCGAGGGGGTCGTGTACCGGGTTCCCGGCCGGGGCACCTATGCGCGGGAGACCGGACGCTATCTGCGTCAACTGGGTTCCATCGAGGACCTGATGAGCCTGTCGCAGGACACCACGATGGAGGTGCTCCGGGGGCTGACGCGGCGGGTCGACATCCAGGCGGCGAGCCGGCTGCGGCTCGACGACGACGTCGTGCACACCGTGGTGTTCCGCAGGCTGCACGGACCACCGGGCCAGGGTGTGCCGTTCGTGTCGACGACCGTGCACCTGCCCCCGTCGATCGCCCGCCACATCGCCGGCGACAACGCACTGCAGACCGGCGCGGTGAGCACCCACACCGTCATCGGTCTGCTCGAACCACACCTCGACGCGCCCATCGCCCAGGCGGCACAGTCGATCACCGTCGCGCCCGCCGACGAGGCCGTCGCAGGGGCGGTGGGCTGCGCCGAGGGGCATCCGATGCTGCGCGTCGACCGGCTCTACTCCGACGATGCGGATCGGCCCGTCGAGCTGTCGGTCAGCCACTTCCTGCCAGAGCAGTACACCTACCGGGTGACGTTGCGCCGCTCGGGTTGAGGCGATTTCGGCGTGACTGGTCGCGCTGAGCGCGACTGCGCACGCCGAAATCACTGAGTGGCGGCCGTGGCGGCGATGCTGCCGAGCAGTTTGAGCGCATCGGCGCCGGGGCTGTCCGGTGCGGCGTCGTAGACCACGAGTTCCTGGCCCGGTGCGGAGCGCACGTCGAAGGTCTGCATCGTCAGCTCGAGCACACCGACCTCCGGATGACGGAACGTCTTGCTCGTCAACGACTTCCCGCGGGCGTCGTGCCGCTCCCACAGTGCACGGAACTCGGCACTGTCATTCAACAGCTCGGCGAGGACCGTCTGCACGCGTGGGTCCGCCGGGGCGGCGGCGTGGTTCAACCGGAACCCCGCGACGGCGTTCTCCGCGACGTCCTGCCAGTCGACGTAGAACTCGCGGGCGCGGGGCTCCCCGAACGCCAGCAGCATCAGGTTCTCGCCGGCGCCGAAGTCACCGAAAAGTGCCTGCGCCAACGGGTTTGCGGCCAGCACGTCGTAGGCGCGGTTGTAGACCAGCGCGGGGTTGTCCGGCCAGGCCGCCATCAGCCGCGACAATGCCGGGTCGACGCGGTCCGGCGTCTTCGCGACGTCCAGCCGCGGTGCCAGACCGGCCAACCGGAAGAGGTGGCGGTGGCCGTCGTGGTCGAGGCGCAACGCCGCGGCGAGGGCGTCGAGGACCGGCGCCGACGGGGAGCGCTCCCGGCCCTGTTCCAACCGTACGTAGTAGTCCACGCTGAGCCCGGCCAGCCAGGCCACCTCTTCGCGGCGCAGACCCGGCACGCGCCTGGTACCCGTGGCGACCAGACCCGCGTCACGCGGCTGCACCTGACCCCGGCGGCTGCGCAGATAGTCACCGAGTTCGGCCATTTCTCCACGATAAGGGCGCGACGGGGCCGGTGCCTGGGTGTGCTGCACCCAGGCACACCGCATCCTGGTTGCGCGCCGCGCACCACACGATGCTGGGGCACATGACTGATTCGAAGATCATCCTCGTCACCGGCGCCAGCAGCGGGATCGGCGCCGCCGTCGCCACCCACCTCGCCCGTGCCGGCCACCATGTCATCGCCGGCGCGCGCCGCGAGGACCGCCTGCGCGAACTCGTCGACGGCGCCGCCGATCTCGAGCACGGAAGCCTGTCGGTGCGCCGGCTCGACGTCACCGACCGCGCCGAGATGGCGGCCTTCGTCGACGACGCCGTGTCCACTCACGGCCGTATCGATGTCCTCGTCAACAACGCCGGGATCATGCCCCTGTCGCGGCTCGACGCCCTGCTGGTCGACCAGTGGGACGCCATGATCGACGTCAACGTCCGGGGCCTGCTCAACGGCATCGCCGCGGCGCTGCCGCACTTCCAGCGGCTCGGCGGCGGACACTTCGTGACCGTGGCCTCGATCGGCGCCCACGAGGTGGTGCCCACGTCCGCGGTGTACAGCGCCACCAAGTACGCGGCGTGGGCGATCACCGAGGGCCTGCGCCAGGAGTCCGACCCCTCGATCCGCGTCACGACCGTCTCCCCCGGCGTGGTGGAGTCCGAGCTCGCGAGCACCATCACCGATCCCGGCGCCGCGGCGGCGATGCAGGACTACCGGGCCGCCGCGATCACACCGGACGCGATCGCCCGAGCCATCGCCTACGCGATCTCCGAACCCGAGGAGGTCGATGTCAACGAGGTGATCGTGCGGCCAGCGCGCCAGCGCTGACCGCGTTGGCACTTCTGCGCATCACCGGTCAATCGCTGCCACGGGAACAAAACCCGGTATCTGCCCCGTTTGACACTGCGGACCGGTCATCACTGACCGCCCCCCGATCGCGAGGAGCGCCCATTCCCCCCGGGCGCTCCTCGCCCGGTCTCCGGTCATTCGACGGCGTCCACCAGGCCCCACCGCAGGGCGGTCGACGGGTCGATCGTCCGCCCGGACAGCACCAGGTAGCCGGTTCGCCACCGTCCGATCCGGCGGGTGATGCTGACCGTGCCGCCCGCGCCCGGGATCAGCCCGAGGGTCAGTTCGGGCAGGCCGAACACCGCGTCCGGGCTGCTGACCACCCATCCGCAGAAGGCCGCCATCTCCAACCCGCTCCCCAGCACCTGACCGTGCACCTGCGCGCGGCACCGCCGGCCGAGGCGCGCCGTCACCTCGTCGAGCACCAGGGCCGGGCTGTGTCGGGTCCGCGCGAGGTGCGCGGAGGCCGGGTCGTCGAAGCTGCCGAACTCGGCGAGATCGCCACCGCTGGAGAACGATCGACCGACCCCGGACAGCACCACCTCATCGACCGAGGGATCGAGCCGGGCCACCTCGAGCGCCTCGAGCAGTGCGGCGCGGGCACCCGTGGAAAAGGCGTTGTGGCGTTCGGGCCGGTTGAAGCGGACGGTCAGGCACCCGTCTCTGCGTTCTGCCACAACAGGATTTGCTGTCTCGGGGGCCTGCGCCGGGCCGCGTTCGGCGAGCCAGCGGCCGAACTCAGGGCCCGACTGCAACGTCGAATAGGCCAGCGATTCGGTGATCACCCCGGCGAACGTGGATCGCGCGGGATCGAACGCGCGCAACACGTCGTCGCATACGGCCGCGGCCTGCGGCCACCGACGACAACGCTCGTCGAGTTCGGCGAGCGTATCGGCCACCGATGCGACGGCGACCACCCGCGGATCGTCGGACGGCGCCTCGGTCAGCGTGAACGAGGCGTCGTCGCAAGGGGTTTCGACCGCGACGCGGATGCCGCCGGCCAGTTCCACCGGATCGTTCACGAGTACTTCTTGATCAACTCCTGCTTGTAGAGCTTGCCGGTGTCCGTGCGGGGCAGCTGCGGTTCGAAC
Protein-coding sequences here:
- a CDS encoding MaoC family dehydratase → MTLYGQIVGGPYFDDLAVGQVFDSAPTMTLSAGAAAVHQSILGDRLRLALDGELAAAVTGSTSPLAHPGLVCDVAIGQSTLVTQRVRANLFYRGLAFHRYPVLGDSLFTRTEVVGLKQNSVKPGRPRTGLAALRMTTVDQLGRLVLDFHRCAMLPLRDGAADTGHADDLSAIGADASAPDPTAAWDAQAWRSRVRSSFDAGLAGTVLHSTADVVTSAPELARLTLNIAATHHDSRVGGGRRLVYGGHTIGLALSQATRLLPDLATVRAWESCDHTGPVYEGDTLYSALHVDGATPLPDGRGGVLNLRSRVYAVDEQEDRQVLDWKFSALHF
- a CDS encoding GntR family transcriptional regulator yields the protein MKPEPAYRSLREQLRGEIAAGRYRGGLRLPTESELVTRHGLSRQTVRRAFQDLVAEGVVYRVPGRGTYARETGRYLRQLGSIEDLMSLSQDTTMEVLRGLTRRVDIQAASRLRLDDDVVHTVVFRRLHGPPGQGVPFVSTTVHLPPSIARHIAGDNALQTGAVSTHTVIGLLEPHLDAPIAQAAQSITVAPADEAVAGAVGCAEGHPMLRVDRLYSDDADRPVELSVSHFLPEQYTYRVTLRRSG
- a CDS encoding SDR family oxidoreductase; translated protein: MTDSKIILVTGASSGIGAAVATHLARAGHHVIAGARREDRLRELVDGAADLEHGSLSVRRLDVTDRAEMAAFVDDAVSTHGRIDVLVNNAGIMPLSRLDALLVDQWDAMIDVNVRGLLNGIAAALPHFQRLGGGHFVTVASIGAHEVVPTSAVYSATKYAAWAITEGLRQESDPSIRVTTVSPGVVESELASTITDPGAAAAMQDYRAAAITPDAIARAIAYAISEPEEVDVNEVIVRPARQR
- a CDS encoding acyl-CoA dehydrogenase family protein, which produces MSRLSEEETMLVETVRAFVDRDVKPTVREVEHANEYPEAWIEQMKRIGIYGLAIPESYGGSPVSTACYVEVTQELARGWMSLAGAMGGHTVVAKLLTLFGTEEQKRAYLPGMATGEIRATMALTEPGGGSDLQNMTTTALPCEGDGLVVNGSKTWISNARRSGLIALLCKTDPAATPRHKGISVVLVEQGTTGLSVSRDLPKLGYKGVESCELVFDDCRVPVTAILGGEPGRGFAQMMKGLETGRIQVASRALGVATAALEDALRYAQERESFGQPIWKHQSIGNYLADMATKLTAARQLTRYAAERYDSGERADMEAGMAKLFASEVAMEIALNAVRIHGGYGYSTEYDVERYFRDAPLMIVGEGTNEIQRNVIAAQLVARGGI
- a CDS encoding helix-turn-helix transcriptional regulator, whose product is MAELGDYLRSRRGQVQPRDAGLVATGTRRVPGLRREEVAWLAGLSVDYYVRLEQGRERSPSAPVLDALAAALRLDHDGHRHLFRLAGLAPRLDVAKTPDRVDPALSRLMAAWPDNPALVYNRAYDVLAANPLAQALFGDFGAGENLMLLAFGEPRAREFYVDWQDVAENAVAGFRLNHAAAPADPRVQTVLAELLNDSAEFRALWERHDARGKSLTSKTFRHPEVGVLELTMQTFDVRSAPGQELVVYDAAPDSPGADALKLLGSIAATAATQ
- a CDS encoding enoyl-CoA hydratase/isomerase family protein codes for the protein MELAGGIRVAVETPCDDASFTLTEAPSDDPRVVAVASVADTLAELDERCRRWPQAAAVCDDVLRAFDPARSTFAGVITESLAYSTLQSGPEFGRWLAERGPAQAPETANPVVAERRDGCLTVRFNRPERHNAFSTGARAALLEALEVARLDPSVDEVVLSGVGRSFSSGGDLAEFGSFDDPASAHLARTRHSPALVLDEVTARLGRRCRAQVHGQVLGSGLEMAAFCGWVVSSPDAVFGLPELTLGLIPGAGGTVSITRRIGRWRTGYLVLSGRTIDPSTALRWGLVDAVE